The Lutibacter profundi genome includes a region encoding these proteins:
- the aroB gene encoding 3-dehydroquinate synthase, producing the protein MKPILSNNYYVNFQNDAYSKLNEYILTYKPSTVFVLVDENTNTHCLPILLQELSTSITIEIIEIESGEENKNLETCSGVWNALTELGADRKSLMINLGGGVITDLGGFVASTFKRGIAFINIPTTLLSMVDASVGGKTGVDLGVLKNQIGLFSNPEMVLIDFRYLETLPKRELRSGLAEIIKYGLTYDIKVWNTIKTRKDFNLNDLNTLIYRSIQIKNEITIKDPKEAGLRKVLNFGHTLGHAIESYFLECKDKENLTHGEAIAIGMITETYISKILLNFPSKELENIKKILLSIYNKVSINPSDYDAIIELLIHDKKNINGQVNFVLLTNFEKFKLDCNVEKELIVKALDYYNS; encoded by the coding sequence ATGAAACCTATTTTATCCAATAATTATTACGTAAATTTTCAAAATGATGCTTACTCTAAATTGAATGAGTATATCTTAACTTATAAACCTTCTACGGTATTTGTTTTAGTTGATGAAAATACAAATACTCATTGTTTACCTATTTTGTTACAAGAACTTAGCACATCTATAACTATTGAGATAATTGAAATTGAATCTGGTGAAGAAAATAAGAACTTAGAGACTTGTTCTGGCGTTTGGAATGCATTAACCGAATTAGGTGCGGACCGAAAAAGTTTAATGATAAATTTAGGCGGAGGTGTAATAACAGATTTAGGTGGTTTTGTAGCCTCAACTTTTAAACGAGGTATTGCTTTTATTAATATTCCTACAACTTTATTAAGTATGGTTGATGCTTCTGTTGGAGGAAAAACAGGTGTAGATCTTGGTGTTTTAAAAAACCAAATTGGGTTGTTTTCTAATCCGGAAATGGTACTTATAGATTTCCGTTATTTAGAAACACTTCCTAAGCGTGAATTACGTTCAGGATTGGCAGAAATTATCAAATACGGACTTACCTACGATATTAAGGTTTGGAATACTATAAAAACACGTAAAGACTTTAATTTAAACGATTTAAATACATTGATTTACCGTTCTATCCAAATTAAAAACGAAATAACCATTAAAGATCCTAAAGAAGCTGGATTGCGTAAAGTTTTAAATTTCGGACATACTTTAGGTCATGCCATTGAATCATACTTTTTAGAATGTAAAGACAAAGAAAACTTAACACATGGAGAAGCTATTGCTATTGGAATGATAACAGAAACTTATATTTCTAAGATTTTATTAAATTTTCCTTCTAAAGAATTAGAAAATATTAAAAAAATATTGCTTTCAATTTATAATAAGGTTAGTATAAATCCTTCTGATTATGATGCAATTATAGAACTATTAATACACGATAAAAAAAATATTAACGGACAGGTAAATTTTGTGCTACTAACTAATTTTGAGAAATTTAAACTCGATTGTAATGTTGAAAAAGAGTTAATAGTTAAAGCATTAGATTATTATAATTCTTAA
- the bshA gene encoding N-acetyl-alpha-D-glucosaminyl L-malate synthase BshA encodes MKIGIVCYPTFGGSGVVATELGMALAERGHHVHFITYKQPVRLDFISKDIHFHEVFVEEYSLFHFQPYELALSSKMVEVVKEYDLEILHVHYAIPHAYAAYMAKQMLKQKGIDVKVVTTLHGTDITLVGSHPNYKSAVEFSINNSDVVTTVSNSLREDTLRLFNITKEIKVIYNFIDFEQYPEIGDEECLRHTIANDNERIITHISNLRPVKRASDVIKIFYKIQKEIPSKLLIVGEGPDRESIECQAKELGILEKILFMGNSNEVNKLLCYSDLFLLPSETESFGLAALEAMAARTPVISTNSGGLPEVNINGVTGFLSDVGDTDDMAKNGIYILKDFDRLQQFKQNALNQAKKFSLENILPDYKEVYREVIAGCC; translated from the coding sequence ATGAAAATAGGTATTGTTTGTTACCCAACATTTGGAGGTAGTGGAGTTGTTGCAACTGAATTAGGGATGGCTTTAGCAGAAAGAGGCCATCATGTACATTTTATAACCTATAAGCAACCTGTTCGACTAGATTTTATTTCTAAAGACATTCATTTTCATGAAGTTTTTGTTGAAGAATATTCTTTATTTCATTTTCAACCTTATGAATTGGCTTTATCAAGTAAAATGGTTGAAGTTGTAAAAGAGTATGATTTAGAAATTTTACATGTACATTATGCAATTCCACATGCATATGCTGCTTATATGGCAAAGCAAATGTTAAAACAAAAAGGGATTGACGTTAAAGTAGTAACAACGTTGCATGGTACTGATATTACACTTGTTGGAAGCCATCCAAACTATAAGTCAGCTGTAGAATTTAGTATTAATAATTCTGATGTAGTAACCACAGTATCAAATAGTTTACGAGAAGATACATTGCGTTTGTTTAATATTACAAAAGAAATTAAAGTAATCTATAATTTTATAGATTTTGAGCAATATCCGGAAATAGGTGATGAAGAATGTTTAAGACATACCATAGCAAATGATAATGAACGGATTATAACCCATATTAGTAATTTGCGCCCCGTAAAAAGAGCTTCAGATGTTATAAAAATATTTTATAAAATTCAGAAGGAAATTCCTTCAAAATTATTAATTGTAGGAGAAGGACCAGATAGAGAAAGTATTGAATGTCAAGCCAAAGAGTTGGGAATACTAGAAAAAATACTTTTTATGGGAAATAGTAACGAAGTAAATAAATTACTTTGTTATTCTGATTTGTTCTTATTACCCTCAGAAACAGAAAGTTTTGGTTTAGCGGCTTTAGAAGCAATGGCTGCCAGAACACCAGTTATTTCTACAAATTCAGGTGGTTTACCAGAAGTAAATATTAATGGGGTTACAGGATTTTTGAGTGATGTTGGTGATACAGATGATATGGCTAAAAATGGTATATATATATTAAAAGATTTTGACAGGCTTCAACAATTTAAACAAAATGCATTAAACCAAGCCAAAAAGTTTAGTTTAGAGAATATTTTACCAGATTATAAAGAGGTTTATAGAGAAGTAATAGCAGGTTGTTGTTAA
- a CDS encoding asparagine synthetase B, which produces MQTLIKIIIAYLIFFTHSVYASFILIPMDAVTQTNHLKAYGITYWSLQQGNKVQWLLNYEGGSFLLEDNEATRNECKIRGVTFQVISDTQAIQILEKISSPSQNMDAIILEKAPKIAVYSPKSKLPWDDAVTLVLTYAEIPFDVIYDEDVLDEKLLFYEWLHLHHEDFTGQYGRFYGAYRRAPWYIEQKKEAEELAFKLGYSKVSQEKLAVALKIRDFVVGGGFMFAMCSATDSFDIALAAEGVDICESMFDGDPSELDYQQKINFNKTFAFKNFKLVRNPVVYEFSSIDMTSKRKIKRTNDYFSLQEYSAKWDPIPTMLCQNHTQLIKGFMGQTTSFDRITVKSNVLVMGENKSNKEARYIHGVKGKGMFTFYGGHDPEDYQHRIGDLKTELDLHPNSPGYRLILNNVLFPAAKKKKQKT; this is translated from the coding sequence ATGCAAACATTGATAAAAATAATAATTGCTTATTTAATTTTTTTCACACATTCAGTATATGCATCGTTCATATTAATACCTATGGATGCCGTAACACAAACCAATCATTTAAAAGCTTACGGTATCACTTATTGGTCTTTACAACAGGGAAATAAAGTTCAATGGTTATTAAATTATGAAGGAGGCTCTTTTTTATTAGAAGATAATGAAGCTACAAGAAATGAATGTAAAATTAGAGGAGTAACTTTTCAAGTAATTTCAGATACACAAGCAATACAAATTTTAGAAAAAATAAGTAGTCCTTCACAAAATATGGATGCTATTATTTTAGAAAAAGCACCAAAAATTGCCGTGTACTCCCCCAAAAGTAAATTACCTTGGGATGATGCTGTTACTTTAGTTTTAACCTATGCTGAAATTCCTTTTGATGTAATTTATGATGAAGATGTTTTAGATGAGAAGCTATTGTTCTATGAATGGTTACATTTGCATCACGAAGACTTTACGGGTCAATACGGTCGTTTTTATGGAGCATACAGAAGAGCTCCTTGGTATATTGAACAAAAGAAAGAGGCTGAAGAACTAGCGTTTAAACTTGGTTATTCTAAGGTGTCACAAGAAAAATTAGCTGTAGCTCTAAAAATTAGAGATTTTGTTGTGGGCGGTGGTTTTATGTTTGCAATGTGTTCAGCAACAGATAGTTTTGATATTGCATTGGCAGCGGAAGGAGTTGATATTTGTGAGAGTATGTTTGATGGAGATCCTTCAGAGTTAGATTATCAACAAAAAATAAATTTCAATAAAACATTTGCCTTTAAAAATTTTAAATTAGTTAGAAACCCTGTGGTGTACGAGTTTTCATCAATTGATATGACTAGTAAGAGAAAAATTAAAAGAACGAATGATTATTTTTCATTACAAGAATATTCTGCTAAATGGGATCCAATTCCTACAATGTTATGCCAAAATCATACGCAACTCATAAAAGGTTTTATGGGGCAAACAACGTCTTTTGATAGAATAACTGTAAAATCAAATGTTCTTGTTATGGGCGAAAATAAATCAAATAAAGAGGCTCGTTATATTCATGGCGTAAAAGGAAAAGGAATGTTTACCTTTTATGGAGGTCATGACCCAGAAGATTATCAACATAGAATAGGTGATTTAAAAACGGAACTAGATTTACATCCTAATTCACCGGGTTATAGATTAATTCTAAATAATGTTCTATTCCCAGCAGCCAAAAAGAAAAAACAAAAAACATAA
- a CDS encoding proline dehydrogenase family protein, translating into MEKLFDNTEVAFALKSNSELDRAFYLFEMIKREPLVKIGTAVTKFAIKTHLPVEGIIRATVFDHFCGGVTEKDCMPTIDKMFTKNVHSVLDYSAEGKEVEEQFDLAMEKTLNTIKFGKEKESLPFAVFKPTGFGKFKLYQKITEGIDLDAHEIVEWKRIKERYDTVSKAAYEADIPLLIDAEETWMQTAADDLIEEMMKKYNRKKAIVFGTLQLYRWDRLDYLKKLHKRAKEQGFYIGMKLVRGAYMEKERERAAKYGYKDPICVDKAATDKMYNDVLNYMIENIDDMSIFSGSHNEESAYLLMDLIKKHQLAKDDKRIWFGQLYGMSDHISYNLAKEGYNVAKYLPFGPVRDVMPYLIRRAEENTSVAGQTNRELELLKRERERRKI; encoded by the coding sequence ATGGAAAAATTATTTGATAATACGGAAGTAGCATTTGCCTTAAAATCTAATTCAGAACTAGATAGAGCTTTTTATTTATTTGAAATGATAAAGAGAGAACCTCTTGTAAAAATAGGTACTGCTGTAACTAAATTTGCAATTAAAACACATTTACCTGTTGAAGGAATTATTAGAGCAACTGTATTTGATCATTTTTGTGGAGGTGTAACTGAAAAAGATTGTATGCCAACAATTGATAAAATGTTTACCAAAAACGTACACTCTGTATTAGATTATTCAGCAGAAGGAAAAGAGGTTGAAGAACAATTTGATTTGGCAATGGAAAAAACCCTAAATACAATTAAATTTGGTAAAGAAAAAGAGAGTTTGCCTTTTGCAGTTTTTAAGCCAACAGGTTTTGGTAAATTTAAACTTTATCAAAAAATTACAGAAGGAATTGATTTAGATGCTCATGAAATAGTAGAGTGGAAGCGCATTAAAGAAAGATATGATACAGTGAGTAAAGCCGCTTATGAAGCAGATATACCTTTATTAATTGATGCTGAAGAAACTTGGATGCAAACAGCAGCTGATGATTTGATAGAAGAAATGATGAAAAAATACAATAGAAAAAAAGCTATTGTATTTGGAACGTTACAGTTATATCGCTGGGATAGATTAGATTATCTTAAAAAACTACACAAAAGAGCTAAAGAACAAGGTTTTTATATAGGAATGAAGTTAGTTCGTGGCGCTTATATGGAAAAAGAGCGAGAACGTGCTGCTAAATATGGTTATAAAGATCCTATTTGTGTTGATAAAGCTGCAACCGATAAAATGTATAATGATGTTTTAAACTATATGATTGAAAATATTGACGATATGTCCATTTTTTCAGGATCACATAATGAAGAAAGTGCTTATTTATTAATGGATTTAATTAAAAAACATCAATTAGCCAAAGATGATAAAAGAATATGGTTTGGGCAATTGTACGGAATGAGCGATCATATTAGTTATAATTTAGCAAAAGAAGGATATAATGTAGCAAAATACTTACCTTTTGGTCCCGTTAGAGATGTTATGCCATACTTAATTAGGCGTGCAGAAGAAAATACTTCTGTTGCAGGGCAAACAAATAGAGAACTTGAGTTATTGAAACGAGAGCGTGAGAGACGTAAAATATAA
- a CDS encoding RHS repeat domain-containing protein codes for MDNLSYNYLPNSNQLLSVDENDSFAKDVGFKETTTGNDYSYDDNGNLITDANKGIINISYNHLNLPSQVTFAAEKYIDYIYDATGVKLQKIVTDTGNSTKTNYAGNYIYEEAAGIEELKFFNQPEGYVEPDGNGGFEYIYQYKDHLGNIRLSYSDADGNGSINAATEIVEENNYYPFGLKHKGYNNVVNGTENMYKTFQGQEINEELGLNWLSFKWRNHDPAIGRFMSVDPLAEQYSYQFPYNFAENRVIDGFELEGLEWVDVDGAWEYQGYTQVEAGSPLFFAPEGSSPVASWTSQEVAEGYPVGIGALVETLNIGGPDGTIEQFQANTSGMVELPYSGTEQTGLGSSGTYSIDGHTVYGYYNRNDVTGVVNDQWGTVESVSNMINAITEFDIQTLLSNPIQIGDMRSPTNGRVNLSPGAMHHGDNGAFDIRLLGVNGGLPGGSLINDAAFSTQNTQLFINALGNNGFSRFLIGPNAVPNLNNSGGINVRNGGNGHNNHHHVDNRN; via the coding sequence ATGGATAATTTGAGCTATAATTATTTACCTAATAGTAATCAATTACTTAGCGTAGATGAAAATGATTCATTTGCCAAAGATGTTGGGTTTAAAGAAACAACTACAGGAAATGATTATTCCTACGATGACAATGGCAACTTGATAACAGACGCCAACAAAGGCATTATTAATATAAGCTACAACCATTTAAATTTACCAAGCCAAGTTACTTTTGCAGCAGAAAAATATATTGATTACATTTACGATGCAACTGGAGTAAAATTACAAAAAATTGTGACCGATACTGGAAATAGCACAAAAACCAACTACGCAGGTAATTATATATATGAAGAGGCAGCTGGAATAGAAGAACTAAAGTTCTTTAACCAACCCGAAGGATATGTGGAACCTGATGGAAATGGTGGTTTTGAATACATCTACCAATACAAAGACCACTTAGGAAATATCAGATTGTCATACTCCGATGCTGATGGCAATGGATCTATTAACGCTGCTACTGAAATTGTAGAAGAAAATAATTACTATCCTTTTGGTTTAAAGCACAAAGGGTACAATAATGTTGTGAATGGTACGGAAAACATGTATAAAACATTTCAAGGACAAGAGATAAATGAAGAACTTGGTTTAAATTGGTTATCATTTAAATGGAGAAATCACGACCCAGCAATTGGAAGATTTATGTCTGTTGACCCACTTGCAGAACAGTACAGTTATCAATTTCCGTATAATTTTGCTGAAAATAGAGTTATTGATGGTTTTGAATTAGAAGGATTAGAATGGGTTGATGTTGATGGAGCTTGGGAATATCAAGGTTATACTCAAGTTGAAGCAGGAAGTCCATTATTTTTTGCTCCTGAAGGTTCTTCTCCTGTTGCATCTTGGACGAGTCAAGAGGTAGCTGAAGGTTATCCAGTTGGAATAGGTGCTTTAGTTGAAACTTTAAATATTGGCGGTCCTGATGGCACAATCGAACAATTTCAAGCAAATACTAGTGGAATGGTAGAACTTCCGTATAGTGGAACCGAACAAACAGGATTAGGATCTTCGGGTACATACTCGATAGACGGTCATACAGTTTACGGTTATTATAACAGAAATGATGTGACTGGAGTTGTTAATGACCAATGGGGAACTGTTGAGAGTGTATCAAATATGATTAATGCAATTACTGAATTTGACATACAAACTTTGCTAAGTAATCCAATACAAATTGGAGATATGAGGTCGCCTACTAATGGTAGGGTAAATTTAAGTCCAGGGGCTATGCATCACGGAGATAACGGCGCTTTTGACATTAGATTGCTTGGAGTTAATGGAGGGCTTCCAGGCGGCTCATTAATAAACGATGCTGCTTTTAGTACACAAAACACACAACTTTTTATTAATGCTTTGGGTAATAATGGTTTTAGTCGTTTCTTAATTGGTCCGAATGCTGTTCCTAATTTAAATAATAGTGGAGGAATTAATGTTAGAAATGGAGGAAATGGACATAATAATCATCATCACGTAGATAATAGAAATTAA
- a CDS encoding DUF3810 domain-containing protein has translation MKQLKVYKILTILLIMQWAFIQIIAQYPSVIEKYYSNGLYIYISKFLRIIFGWVPISIGDILYLTLGIFVLKSIFITLKTKKINFKNTLFKTGALISVLFFFFHFNWALNYFRQPLFKTLNLEKTNYTTNELIHFTKTLILKTNKAQILITNNDTVIVQNPLNKQKIEEKSPLAYHKLQIKYPQFKFENPSLKHSLFSLPLTYMGFAGYINPFTNEAQINALIPKNNYPATVCHEVAHQIGFASESEANFIGYLAAIYSNDSFYNYSGYLMALRYCLSEIYRTNPEQYEMLKKGINKGILKDIKQSQDFWIAYQNWSEKYFKGFYDSFLKANKQKAGMKEYNKMVSLLINYYKAKKNTYPANLSL, from the coding sequence ATGAAACAACTAAAGGTATATAAAATACTTACCATTTTACTTATTATGCAGTGGGCTTTTATTCAAATTATAGCGCAATACCCTAGTGTAATTGAAAAATATTATTCAAATGGTTTATACATATACATCTCTAAATTTTTAAGAATTATTTTTGGATGGGTTCCTATTTCAATTGGTGATATTTTATATTTAACGCTTGGTATTTTTGTGTTAAAAAGTATTTTTATAACATTAAAAACAAAAAAAATTAATTTCAAAAATACTTTATTTAAAACAGGTGCGCTTATTTCAGTTCTATTTTTCTTTTTTCATTTCAATTGGGCTTTAAACTATTTTAGACAGCCTTTATTTAAAACGTTGAATTTAGAAAAAACCAATTACACTACAAATGAACTAATCCATTTTACTAAAACACTAATTTTAAAAACAAATAAAGCGCAAATTTTAATTACCAATAACGATACTGTTATAGTGCAGAACCCTTTAAATAAACAAAAAATTGAAGAAAAATCACCATTAGCTTATCATAAATTACAAATAAAATATCCACAATTCAAATTTGAAAACCCATCTTTAAAACACTCTTTATTTAGCTTACCCCTAACTTATATGGGATTCGCTGGCTATATAAATCCATTTACAAATGAAGCTCAAATAAATGCTTTAATTCCAAAAAACAACTATCCTGCAACTGTATGCCATGAGGTTGCACATCAAATAGGTTTTGCCTCAGAAAGTGAAGCTAATTTTATAGGTTATTTAGCTGCAATTTATTCTAATGATTCTTTTTATAATTACTCGGGTTACTTAATGGCATTACGTTATTGCTTATCTGAAATTTACAGAACGAATCCTGAACAGTATGAAATGCTAAAAAAAGGAATTAATAAAGGAATATTGAAAGATATAAAGCAGAGTCAGGATTTTTGGATAGCATATCAAAACTGGTCTGAAAAATATTTTAAAGGTTTTTACGATTCCTTTTTGAAAGCCAATAAACAAAAAGCCGGAATGAAAGAATACAATAAAATGGTATCTCTTTTAATAAATTACTACAAAGCTAAAAAAAACACTTACCCAGCTAATTTGAGCTTATAA
- a CDS encoding Txe/YoeB family addiction module toxin yields MKLTWSTSSWEDYLYWQKVDKKIVIRINELIKSCIRTPFEGIGKPEALKGDLRGYWSRRITSEHRLVYKYDNEQILIAACRYHYGK; encoded by the coding sequence ATGAAATTAACTTGGTCTACTTCTTCTTGGGAAGATTATTTGTATTGGCAGAAAGTCGATAAGAAAATAGTAATACGAATTAACGAACTCATTAAAAGCTGTATACGAACACCTTTTGAAGGTATAGGAAAACCAGAAGCTTTAAAGGGAGATTTACGAGGTTATTGGTCAAGGCGAATAACATCAGAACATCGATTGGTTTACAAATACGATAATGAACAAATCTTGATAGCAGCTTGTCGTTATCATTATGGAAAATAA
- a CDS encoding type II toxin-antitoxin system Phd/YefM family antitoxin, with product METVNYTDFRSNLKHWFDKVVNDVSDIIIKRKSGKDLVLISLDEYNSLKETTYLLTGKNRDILLNSIKELEADKGVQKDLIE from the coding sequence ATGGAAACAGTTAATTATACAGACTTTCGTTCAAATCTAAAGCATTGGTTTGATAAAGTAGTCAATGATGTAAGCGATATCATTATCAAGCGTAAAAGCGGTAAAGACCTTGTTTTAATATCATTAGATGAATACAACTCATTAAAGGAAACTACATATTTACTAACAGGAAAAAATAGAGATATTTTATTAAACTCTATCAAAGAACTGGAAGCAGATAAAGGTGTTCAAAAAGACTTAATAGAATAA
- the dnaB gene encoding replicative DNA helicase, which translates to MKNLQPIQSRKIKKNTVISLEKGKIPPQAIDLEEAVLGAMMIDKKGVDDVIDILHSEVFYKESHQLIYEAIHTLFNNTEPIDLLSVANQLRKTENLDAAGGDFYLVGLTQKVASSAHIEFHARIILQKFIQRKLITISSEIIEEAYDETIDVFDLLDDAESKLFEVTQGNLKKGSEAAEGLVKQALDKIQEISNKEGMSGVATGFTRLDELTSGWQPSDLVIIAARPGMGKTAFVMSMAKNMAIDFEIPVAIFSLEMSSVQLITRMISSETGISSGKLRKGNLEPHEWEQLNVKVKNLTKAPIFIDDTPSLSIFDLRAKSRRLASQHGIKIIIIDYLQLMTTGTSQKGGGNREQEISMISRNLKALAKELAIPVIALSQLSRAVETRGGNKRPLLSDLRESGAIEQDADIVSFIYRPEYYGLTEWDDEERTPCEGQAEFIVAKHRNGGLENVKLKFTGHLAQFSNLDEDFGSEFQSKMNVSTSETVLPSAEEAFGSHDNLENDGVPF; encoded by the coding sequence GTGAAAAATTTACAACCAATTCAATCCAGAAAAATCAAAAAAAACACAGTAATTAGTCTTGAAAAAGGTAAAATACCTCCACAAGCCATTGATTTAGAGGAAGCTGTATTGGGAGCGATGATGATTGATAAAAAAGGTGTTGATGACGTAATTGATATTTTGCATTCTGAAGTTTTTTACAAAGAATCACATCAGTTAATTTACGAAGCTATACATACATTATTTAATAATACAGAACCTATAGATTTATTATCGGTAGCAAATCAATTGCGAAAAACAGAAAATTTAGATGCCGCTGGAGGTGATTTCTATTTAGTAGGATTAACACAAAAAGTAGCTTCTTCTGCGCATATAGAATTTCATGCACGTATTATTCTCCAAAAATTTATTCAACGAAAATTAATTACAATTTCTTCTGAAATTATTGAAGAAGCTTATGATGAAACCATTGATGTTTTTGATTTGTTAGATGATGCTGAATCAAAACTGTTTGAAGTAACTCAGGGGAACTTAAAAAAAGGTTCTGAAGCTGCAGAAGGATTGGTAAAACAAGCTCTTGATAAAATTCAGGAAATTTCTAATAAAGAAGGTATGAGTGGTGTAGCAACAGGTTTTACTCGTTTAGATGAGTTAACCTCAGGTTGGCAACCTTCAGATTTAGTAATTATAGCCGCTCGTCCAGGTATGGGTAAAACTGCTTTTGTGATGTCAATGGCAAAGAATATGGCAATAGACTTTGAGATTCCTGTTGCTATTTTTTCATTAGAAATGTCTTCTGTACAGTTAATAACACGTATGATTTCAAGTGAAACCGGAATTTCATCAGGAAAATTAAGAAAAGGAAATTTAGAACCACATGAATGGGAGCAATTAAATGTGAAGGTTAAAAACTTAACAAAAGCACCTATTTTTATTGATGATACACCTTCTTTATCTATTTTTGATTTAAGAGCAAAATCGCGCCGTTTAGCTTCACAACATGGAATTAAAATTATTATTATAGATTATTTGCAATTAATGACAACAGGAACTTCTCAAAAAGGAGGAGGAAATCGCGAACAAGAAATTTCTATGATTTCAAGAAATTTAAAAGCCTTAGCAAAAGAATTGGCTATACCAGTTATAGCACTTTCCCAATTGTCGCGTGCTGTAGAAACTCGTGGAGGAAATAAACGGCCACTTTTATCAGATTTACGTGAGTCAGGTGCTATTGAGCAAGATGCAGATATTGTTTCATTTATATATCGTCCAGAATATTATGGGCTTACAGAATGGGATGATGAAGAAAGAACACCCTGCGAAGGACAAGCCGAATTTATAGTTGCGAAACACAGAAATGGAGGTTTAGAAAATGTAAAATTGAAATTTACAGGTCATTTAGCTCAATTTAGTAACTTAGATGAGGATTTTGGTAGTGAATTTCAATCGAAAATGAATGTTTCAACTTCAGAGACTGTTTTGCCAAGTGCAGAAGAAGCTTTTGGATCGCATGATAATTTAGAAAATGATGGAGTTCCATTCTAA
- a CDS encoding transketolase: MSNTQQLQDFVQQVRRDIVRMVHAVQSGHPGGSLGCAEFLTVLYQDVMDYSTNFKMDGKNEDLFFLSNGHISPVYYSVLARSGFFPVKELATFRKIGTRLQGHPTTHEGLPGIRIASGSLGQGMSVAIGAAQAKKLNGDNKLIYSLHGDGELEEGQIWEAVMYAAGKNVDNFIATIDYNHQQIDGSTDDVMPLGDLRAKFEAFGWIVLEVKKGNDVESIKNGLAEAKSLTGNGKPVCVLLYTEMGNGIDFMMHTHAWHGKPPSDAQLEDALSQNPETLGDY, from the coding sequence ATGTCAAACACACAACAATTACAAGATTTTGTACAACAAGTAAGAAGAGATATTGTGAGAATGGTACACGCTGTACAATCAGGTCATCCAGGTGGCTCACTGGGATGTGCAGAATTTCTTACGGTTCTTTACCAAGATGTTATGGATTATTCAACGAATTTTAAAATGGACGGTAAAAATGAGGATTTGTTCTTTTTATCTAATGGACATATTTCACCTGTTTATTATAGTGTTTTGGCTAGAAGTGGTTTTTTTCCAGTAAAAGAATTGGCAACGTTTAGAAAAATAGGAACACGTTTACAAGGACACCCAACTACACATGAAGGTTTGCCAGGTATAAGAATTGCTTCAGGTTCATTAGGACAAGGAATGAGTGTTGCAATTGGAGCTGCTCAAGCAAAGAAATTAAATGGAGATAATAAGTTGATATATTCATTGCACGGAGATGGTGAATTAGAAGAAGGTCAAATTTGGGAAGCTGTAATGTATGCTGCAGGGAAAAATGTAGATAATTTTATTGCAACAATAGATTATAACCATCAACAAATAGACGGTTCTACTGATGATGTTATGCCTTTAGGTGATTTAAGAGCTAAATTTGAAGCTTTTGGATGGATAGTGTTAGAAGTAAAAAAAGGAAATGATGTAGAAAGTATTAAAAATGGATTAGCAGAAGCTAAATCACTCACCGGTAATGGGAAACCAGTTTGCGTGTTATTATACACAGAAATGGGAAATGGAATAGATTTTATGATGCATACCCATGCTTGGCACGGAAAACCACCTAGTGATGCTCAGTTAGAAGACGCTTTAAGTCAAAACCCAGAGACTTTGGGAGACTATTAA